One Hydractinia symbiolongicarpus strain clone_291-10 chromosome 7, HSymV2.1, whole genome shotgun sequence genomic window, TTAGCTAGCTCGCTTTGTTAACAATGTGCTTCCGCTAGTAAAAATCTCAAAATTATTAAACAGTGAACTCACCTTAATAAATTTACCATTTTTGAGAGGATGGACAACTTCAAAATGTCTTTTACCTCCTATCCATTCTGTTTTTGAAAGGTGTTTTGTAGCATAATTTTGCATTATATGTCCCTGCGTTGGAGTGGTATGACCTCCCCCAGGGTTGTATGTTGAGATTTTTCCATGATACCGGAATCGAAAATTTTTAAGCAATCCAGTTAGTTTTGTATAGGGCGTACAAATCTTGTTTTTAGGAACAGTGCATCTATTGTTGAAAAAACAACTACATCGAGTGTTCACCGGGCACGAAACGATATCTTGTTTGCTACCATACTCACAATCATGAAAACCGGTTAAATCCGAAGTACAAAATCGTCCGGATGGACCATGATAGCATGAAAAACATGTTGCACCACAGAGAACCATTAGCAACACGCCAGTCAAAATGAAAAACCTTATCATTTCGAAATATTTCGTAATATCTTTTCGTATGTAACTCCTTTTACTTCAAGTCAAATATGAATTCTCCGAGAACAATTCCGTCTTTTTATACCATTTTCTTGCAATTATGTTGGACGCTTTTACGAATTAGAAACATTGTAACTAGTCGTTTGCACTGAATTAATCAGTTAAAAATTACACAGTAATTTTAACCATTTAAAGTCTCACATGCTCGAGTTCATGGAGTTGCATTCATAAGAACcacaatgtttattttaatactttttggTGCAATAAAAACCGTTTTACGTCAACTCCATGAAAAAACTTCCTGTAAGCTCGTGACATTTCGTGAGACGTTACATGTTCCAATAAACTTTTTACACAAACATTTTCTGCAACAAGCTCTTCAACGAGACATTAAAAGGTTATCCCGTGCATATATCCTGTGCATATATTCTGTACATATATCCCATGCATATATCATGTGCATATATTTTGTGCATCTTTTCTGTGCATATATCCTGTGTATATATTCTGTGCATATATCATGTGAATATACTATGTGCATATATCATGTATATATAACATGTGCATATATCATTTGAATATATCCTGTGCATTTATCCTGTGTATATATGCTGTGCACATAGCCTGTGCATATATCATGTATATATAACATGTGCATATATCATGTGAATATACTATGTGCATATATCATGTATATATAACATGTGCATATATCATGTGAATATACTATGTGCATATATCCTGTGTATATATCCTGTGCATTTATCCTGTGTATATATGCTGTGCATATAGCCTGTGCATATATCATGTATATATACCATGTGCATATATCATGTGCATATATCATGTGAATATATCCTGTGCATATGTCCTGTGCATATATCCTGTGTATATATGCTGTGCATATATCCTGTGTATATATGCCGTGCATATAACCTGTGCATATATCATGTGCATATATCATGTGAATATATCTTGTGTATATATCCTGTGTATATATCCTGTGCATGTATCTTGTGTATATATCCTGTGTATATATCCTGTGCATATATCCTGTGTATATATGCTGTGCATATAGCCTGTGCATATATCATGTATATATAACATCTGCATATATCATGTGCATATATCATGTGAATATACTATGTGCATATATCCTGTGCATATATCCTGTGCATAAATCCTGTGCATATATCCTGTGCATATATCCTGTGCATATATCTGTTCATATATCATGTGGCTAAAGTTAATAAACAGTAAGTGGTCAAACATAGCAACTTAACCActgcattttgtgtttcttgtAACAAAACTTGTTACGTGGCACAAATAAAGCGTGTGTtgtttaatgatatattttttatgcttttttgtcCCTTATATGAAGTAATTGCGTTGAAGCATTTTAGTTGATAGACCAAAATAATATCGGTCCCGCTCAGCGGAAGTCAATTTATATCATCTTTTGCTTATATGTGTatgtaaactatttttttaatgttaaaaacattCGAAAAAATAGGTCATTAGATTACAAAAGTTAAAGTTTTAGATATAGCTTTAGACGTAGATTTTGCTGAATAGATGTAAATAATGacgccattattattttttcgggGTTTCCccgcattcttctttttttgttgtacaaTTTTTCTAGAGAGTATAGTTGAGAAAGATAACGAGTAGAGTACACGAGGTacttgattttgatattttatgaaTCTTTAAATGGCGCTCGATTGATGgacttttgatattatttttggatATTTACTTGAATTGGTGGACTTGTGATGTTGTGTGGATATTATTTGCTCGAATTGGTGGATTTATGTTATGAACTTTAACTTAGCTTAGACAGTGTTTGTTATTCTGAAATCGTCTTATTGTGTACTGCAcgtcaaatttcaaaaactttcatttttcatgCTTCCAGTTTCATTGGTTTCATTTTTTGCATTACATTAAATTTCATTATGTCTACTGCGACTACGAGGAAGAGTGCAAGGCGAAAGGGGTTGCGGTCTATTGCGAGCACTTTGCGCGAGCGAATTGATGTCATAGTTAAGGACTTTTCGGAGGAGAAACGAgcagaaattatttctttacagaCCACTTTAATTGACACTGTTAAACAGTTAAAGGAGTTAGATGAAGAGCTATACGGTGTTTTATCGGCTGAAGAGATCGAAACCGACGTTATGGAGGCTACAGAATTTTATCTATTAGTGAACATGAGTCTCGCGACTATTACTACCGCTACCGGACCACATGTTTCAGCCACAGAATCGACACGGTCTGTTGAAAAGAAATCGATGAGACTACCCAAAATAGAACTGAGAAAATTTAATGGGAACCCTTTGAATTGGCCCTCGTTTTGGGACCAGTTTAATTCAGCCATTAATGACAATGACAGTTTGAATGCAATtgataaatttaattatttgaagaGATACGTCGAAGGAACCGCTTTATCAACTATTTCTGGGTTAGAATTGACGAACAGTAACTACGAAAATGCTATAGAGTTGCTTAGAAACCGTTTTGGCAACGAACAGGTGCTCATTAACGCGCACATGGAGGCCTGTTGAAGATTGAGTCAGTACGATCAATGGATAACACCCAACAATTGAGAAAACTTTATAATGATGTTGAGAACTGTAttcgaaatttgaaaaatttgaagtATAATAGCGAAATGCTGAGTTTATTGATTCCGGTTCTGAACGAAAGAATTCCCAACGAATTACGAATGATTATTTCTAGAAACTTTGGAGAGGAGAAGTGGTCCGTTGAAAAGATGCTGTTTCTTATCAATAACGAACTGCAAGCTCGAGAGAGGTGCACTGTAACCGCGAAAGGCAAGGGACAAACTCCCAGTGAAAATTACAAGAGAGGAGGAATTTCTACCGCAGACTGCTTATTGACTTTGGacagaaaaaaatgtgttttctgtCACGATTCTCACTCTCCGTCGAGGTGTTCAAAAGTTACCAACGTACAAACACGTTCACAAATTATGAAAAAGGAAGGGCGTTGCTTTTTATGCTTGCAGCATGGACACATTTCAAAGAACTGTTGTTCAAATTACATATGCAATAGATGTGGAAGACGTCACCACATCTCTTTGTGTATGAAAGAAAAACGTGCCGAAAGAAAAGATAAAGACAACAATGGCTCGGAGGAAAACCCTTCTAACGAAACCAACGCGAATCACATCAGCCAAGAAAACAAAGGAATTCTTTTGCAGACGGCTAAAGCTTTTGTTTCGAAAGAAAGGGAGAGCAGGAACATACAAACGAGATTCATGTTTGATTCAGGTAGCCAGAGAACATATGTCACAAATGAACTGaaagaaaaactgaatttaGAAACAATTCGAAAGGagaaattaattattaacaCTTTTGGCCATAGCAACAGCCAATCGAGAGAGCTACCCGTTGTTA contains:
- the LOC130648564 gene encoding uncharacterized protein LOC130648564, with the protein product MSTATTRKSARRKGLRSIASTLRERIDVIVKDFSEEKRAEIISLQTTLIDTVKQLKELDEELYGVLSAEEIETDVMEATEFYLLVNMSLATITTATGPHVSATESTRSVEKKSMRLPKIELRKFNGNPLNWPSFWDQFNSAINDNDSLNAIDKFNYLKRYVEGTALSTISGLELTNSNYENAIELLRNRFGNEQVLINAHMEAC